In Rahnella variigena, one DNA window encodes the following:
- a CDS encoding DUF805 domain-containing protein: protein MNWYLKALKNYANFSGRARRREYWWFVLFNILISMGVSIIAKIFGDEYLLSLLYSLFVFLPSLALAVRRNHDAGYSGWWVLCPVFNLILMFFQSDPEDNCFGPYVVEPQA, encoded by the coding sequence ATGAACTGGTATTTAAAGGCATTAAAAAACTACGCTAATTTTTCTGGTCGCGCCCGGAGAAGAGAATATTGGTGGTTCGTGTTATTTAATATTCTTATATCAATGGGTGTAAGCATTATTGCAAAGATATTTGGCGATGAGTATTTACTGTCTTTGCTCTACTCATTATTCGTGTTTCTTCCCAGCCTGGCATTAGCCGTGCGTCGTAATCACGATGCAGGATACAGCGGCTGGTGGGTACTGTGTCCGGTCTTCAATCTGATCCTGATGTTCTTCCAAAGCGATCCAGAGGATAACTGCTTCGGCCCTTATGTGGTTGAGCCACAGGCGTAG
- a CDS encoding MBL fold metallo-hydrolase — translation MQLKHLTLIAALLGSSLSAHAASALKMEVYNPGENSIFPVSSEIITGEKEAVLIDAQFQRNDAEKLVQMIKATGKKLTTVYISQSDPDFYFGLDVIRAAFPEAKVVATQATVNQINATKDGKVAFWGPQLKDNAPKSVTTPEPLKGNEFTLEGHKFEIQGVDAERTFVWIPSLKAVVGGVLVNGDNMHVWTADTQTATARKQWVEALDEITGLKPDVVVPGHFLTGAPKTLESVKFTRQYLLTLEKELPKAKDSAALITAMKKHYPQLKDDSSLELSAKVLKGEMKWPQ, via the coding sequence ATGCAACTGAAACATCTGACTCTGATCGCCGCCCTGCTGGGCAGCAGCCTTTCCGCTCACGCCGCCAGCGCGCTGAAAATGGAGGTGTATAACCCGGGTGAAAACAGCATTTTCCCGGTGTCCTCTGAAATCATCACCGGCGAAAAAGAAGCGGTACTGATCGACGCGCAGTTCCAGCGCAATGATGCTGAAAAACTGGTGCAGATGATTAAAGCGACCGGCAAGAAACTGACCACCGTGTACATCAGCCAGTCAGATCCTGATTTCTACTTCGGGCTGGACGTGATCCGCGCCGCATTCCCGGAAGCGAAAGTGGTAGCCACGCAGGCAACGGTGAATCAGATTAATGCGACTAAAGACGGCAAAGTCGCATTCTGGGGGCCACAACTTAAGGACAACGCGCCAAAATCCGTCACCACGCCAGAGCCGCTGAAGGGCAATGAATTCACGCTCGAAGGCCATAAATTTGAAATTCAGGGCGTGGATGCAGAACGTACGTTCGTGTGGATCCCGTCATTAAAAGCGGTAGTCGGCGGCGTGCTGGTAAATGGCGACAACATGCACGTCTGGACCGCAGATACGCAGACTGCGACAGCGCGTAAACAGTGGGTGGAAGCACTGGATGAAATTACCGGCCTGAAACCGGACGTCGTGGTGCCGGGACATTTCCTGACGGGTGCGCCAAAAACGCTGGAATCGGTGAAATTCACCCGCCAGTATCTGCTGACACTGGAAAAAGAATTACCAAAAGCGAAAGATTCCGCGGCACTTATCACTGCGATGAAAAAACATTATCCGCAGCTTAAAGATGATTCGTCATTAGAACTGAGCGCGAAAGTATTGAAGGGCGAAATGAAGTGGCCGCAGTAA
- a CDS encoding LysR family transcriptional regulator, which yields MDRITAAQVFVAIVERGSMINAAESLNMSRAMVTRYLSEMEKWSGARLLHRSTRKLSLTDAGENTLARCRKMLSVAAEMASVADTGDEALRGLLRLSCSQSFGQGAVVIAVTEFLRRHPQVSIDLQLESRAINLVEDRIDLALRITNDLDPNLIARPLALCPSVVCASPAYLAAQGTPQHPQDLAVHNCLTYTYFGKSLWQFERQGEQVAIPVSGNLSANESLVLLTGAVEGAGIVMQPYYSAAPLIASGQLVPLLEQWQPQEMGIYAIYASRRQMPKALRALLDFLVEWFKGNPRWISLKEEKR from the coding sequence ATGGACAGAATTACCGCTGCACAAGTGTTTGTTGCCATCGTTGAACGGGGAAGCATGATCAATGCTGCCGAGTCGCTGAATATGTCGCGGGCGATGGTGACGCGTTATTTGTCGGAGATGGAAAAGTGGTCGGGCGCGCGCCTGCTGCACCGTTCTACCCGCAAACTCAGCCTGACGGATGCGGGCGAAAACACGCTGGCGCGTTGCCGGAAAATGTTGTCAGTGGCGGCGGAAATGGCCAGCGTCGCGGATACGGGCGATGAAGCGCTGCGCGGTTTGCTGCGTCTGAGTTGTTCACAATCATTCGGGCAGGGCGCCGTGGTGATTGCGGTCACCGAGTTTTTGCGGCGACACCCGCAGGTCAGTATCGATCTTCAGCTGGAAAGCCGGGCGATCAATCTGGTCGAAGACCGTATCGATCTGGCGCTGCGTATTACTAACGATCTGGATCCGAATCTGATCGCCCGGCCGCTGGCGTTGTGTCCTTCCGTGGTATGCGCTTCTCCGGCTTATCTCGCCGCGCAGGGCACGCCGCAACATCCGCAGGATCTGGCGGTGCATAATTGTCTGACGTACACGTACTTCGGCAAAAGCCTGTGGCAATTTGAACGGCAGGGCGAGCAGGTGGCGATCCCGGTGAGCGGCAATCTGAGCGCCAATGAATCGCTGGTACTGCTGACCGGCGCGGTGGAAGGCGCGGGGATTGTCATGCAGCCTTATTACTCGGCAGCGCCGCTGATTGCCAGCGGGCAACTGGTTCCGTTACTTGAACAGTGGCAGCCGCAGGAAATGGGGATTTATGCGATTTATGCATCACGACGGCAAATGCCAAAGGCGTTGCGTGCGCTGCTCGATTTTCTGGTGGAGTGGTTTAAAGGGAATCCGCGCTGGATTTCGCTGAAAGAAGAAAAGCGCTGA